The Salegentibacter mishustinae genomic interval GATTAATAAATTGATAGCACTTACGTTGACTGCGAATGATCCCGATGTAAATCGGGAGTGTAGCGAGAAGTCTGGGCGTTCTAAAATCAAATGAAATCCTCGTTCAAAAACTCCCACTGCTTCATATTATTCTTAATTTTCTTACCAATCAGCTTTTCGAATTGAGAGGCATTTATGCCAGCGCCTTTAGGTTTTTTCGCTTCGAGATCATCAAAAGTCAGTTTGTGGCCTGCGGGAAGGTCTTTATTTACTGCTAAAGATTTTTCAAAAATATCCTTCAAGTCTTTATACCGGAAATTATCTGATTTATCAACGGGATGTTCAAGAGAAGTTTCAATATTCCTTACCGCCTTCACCAGGCTTTTGATCTCATCGATCTCCAGGGACGAAGTGGCATCAGGGCCAAAGCTTCGGCGGTCGAAGACTGCATGGAATTCCAGGATCTCAGCGCCCAAAGCAGTTGCGGCGATGCAGGTTTCTCTTTTTGCGGAATGATCGGAATAACCTACCATCACCCCGTAACGTTGCCTAAGTTGTGAGATTACATTAAGTCCGTAGTCTTCCGGCTTTGTGGGATAAGCCGTGGTACATTGAAGGATGAAGAATTCCACCTTTCTTTTCCTCAGGAATTCAACAGTTCGATCCAGTTCTTTAAAAGAGCTCATCCCTGAAGAAAGAATGACCGGTTTCCCGGTTTTAGCTATTCTTTCAAGCAACAGGAAATTACTAACCTCCCCCGATCCAATTTTATATCTTTCTACTCCGAGCTCTTCCAGAAGCTCAACTGCAGCATTGCTGAATGCTGAAGCCAGGAACTCCACTCCCTTTTGATCACATCTTGCCTTAATTTTTTTCCATTCCGCCAGGGTAAATTCCATCCGCTTCCAGTAATCAAAACGGGTTTTATCCTGCTGACTAAATTTTACTCTGAAAGGTTCAAATTCACTGCTTTCGGCCTCCGCAATATGCAACTGGAACTTCACGGCATCCACCCCGGTATCTGCCAGGGCATCAATATAAGATAAAGCCAAGCCTAGACTTCCTTCATGGGCCTGGCCCACCTCAGCTATTATAAACATATTTTTAGGATTTAAAATTAAACTTCCCTTTTAGAGAATGTAACGTATTCAAAACAGAAGGATGAAGTTTGTCCAGGTTTTGCCCAAAAGAACTTTTATACCTTCAACACCACATTAATAGATCCGGCTGTTAATTCTTCATCTGTAAATTTCTTAAAATCTTCGTGAATTGGAACAGCACTAAACTTATTAAATGTTTTAGCACTGGGTTGATCATATTCCACATGCAAGAGCTCCAAGCCAGCTGCCTTAAAAATAGCTAAATATTGCGGAAGTCTCAGGCGATTGTGGTAATCAAATTTGGTTTGCTTCTTTTTCCATTCGGCTTCACTGTATTGTAAGAAGTCCTGCAGA includes:
- a CDS encoding N-acetylneuraminate synthase family protein, producing the protein MFIIAEVGQAHEGSLGLALSYIDALADTGVDAVKFQLHIAEAESSEFEPFRVKFSQQDKTRFDYWKRMEFTLAEWKKIKARCDQKGVEFLASAFSNAAVELLEELGVERYKIGSGEVSNFLLLERIAKTGKPVILSSGMSSFKELDRTVEFLRKRKVEFFILQCTTAYPTKPEDYGLNVISQLRQRYGVMVGYSDHSAKRETCIAATALGAEILEFHAVFDRRSFGPDATSSLEIDEIKSLVKAVRNIETSLEHPVDKSDNFRYKDLKDIFEKSLAVNKDLPAGHKLTFDDLEAKKPKGAGINASQFEKLIGKKIKNNMKQWEFLNEDFI